From one Actinomycetota bacterium genomic stretch:
- the glpX gene encoding class II fructose-bisphosphatase: protein MELVRVTEQAALAASRWLGRRDKEAADQAAVDAMRLMMKDVDMDGIVVIGEGEKDEAPMLYNGEQVGNGSPPQVDVAVDPVDGTTLTAKGQPNALAVLAVADRGAMFNPGPSLYMEKIVVGPEAADVVDIEAPVATNLRRVAKAKGGRIEDITVMILERDRHIDLIRQVGEAGARIKLIADGDVASSIAAASEENTGVDMILGIGGSPEGIISACAIKCLQGCMQAKLHPRNAQERQAALDAGYDLNQVLTLDDLVKGNAFFAATGISDGDLLQGVRFNGNKATTQSIVMRSHSGTVRIVTAHHVLG, encoded by the coding sequence ATGGAACTTGTTCGGGTCACCGAGCAGGCTGCCCTCGCCGCGTCCCGCTGGCTCGGCCGCCGGGACAAGGAAGCCGCCGACCAGGCGGCCGTAGACGCCATGCGCCTCATGATGAAGGACGTCGACATGGACGGAATCGTCGTGATCGGCGAGGGCGAAAAGGACGAGGCTCCCATGCTCTACAACGGCGAGCAGGTGGGCAACGGCAGCCCGCCCCAGGTCGACGTTGCGGTTGACCCGGTGGACGGCACCACCCTCACGGCCAAGGGCCAGCCAAACGCTCTTGCAGTCCTGGCGGTAGCCGACCGTGGTGCGATGTTCAACCCCGGCCCTTCGTTGTACATGGAGAAGATTGTCGTAGGCCCCGAAGCCGCCGACGTGGTCGACATCGAAGCTCCGGTCGCCACCAACCTGCGCCGGGTGGCCAAGGCGAAGGGCGGCAGGATCGAGGACATCACGGTGATGATCCTGGAGCGCGACCGCCACATCGACCTCATCCGCCAGGTAGGCGAGGCCGGGGCCCGCATCAAGCTGATCGCCGACGGCGACGTCGCCAGCTCGATAGCCGCCGCCAGCGAGGAGAACACGGGGGTCGACATGATCCTCGGCATCGGCGGCAGCCCGGAGGGAATCATCTCCGCATGCGCCATCAAGTGCCTTCAAGGCTGCATGCAGGCCAAGCTCCACCCCCGGAACGCCCAGGAACGCCAGGCGGCACTTGATGCCGGTTACGACCTCAACCAGGTGCTCACCCTCGACGACCTGGTCAAGGGAAACGCGTTTTTCGCCGCCACGGGCATCAGCGACGGCGACCTGCTGCAGGGCGTCCGCTTCAACGGCAACAAGGCCACCACGCAGTCGATCGTGATGAGGTCCCACTCGGGAACCGTCAGGATCGTCACCGCCCACCACGTACTGGGCTAA
- a CDS encoding Fur family transcriptional regulator produces the protein MTNQLTTTLLRRHGLQVTAQRLAVLRAVSDRPHSTTDDIDKAVRAEIGAVSRQAVYDALSILTDKGLLRRIQPAGSPARYENRVGDNHHHLICRTCSRMVDIDCAVGETPCLTAAHDSGYEIDEAEVIYWGRCPECLSTNTDQMETKESQRV, from the coding sequence GTGACCAACCAGTTGACCACGACGCTTCTGCGCCGGCACGGCCTGCAGGTGACGGCCCAGCGTCTGGCGGTTCTGCGGGCGGTGTCCGACCGGCCGCACAGCACAACCGACGACATCGACAAGGCGGTACGGGCCGAGATCGGCGCCGTCTCCCGCCAGGCGGTGTACGACGCCCTGTCGATACTCACCGACAAGGGACTCCTCCGGCGGATCCAGCCGGCCGGATCGCCTGCCCGCTACGAGAACCGGGTCGGCGACAACCACCACCACCTGATCTGCCGGACCTGCAGCCGGATGGTCGACATCGACTGCGCGGTGGGGGAGACCCCGTGCCTGACGGCCGCCCATGACTCGGGGTACGAGATCGACGAAGCCGAGGTCATCTACTGGGGCCGGTGCCCCGAGTGCCTCTCAACAAATACCGACCAGATGGAAACAAAGGAGAGCCAACGTGTCTGA
- a CDS encoding TfoX/Sxy family protein, which yields MEMPKPTEEDKERFRALVPDDPRVEVKPMFGNLGAFVNGNMFMGLFGSQVGLKLNDGDRNFLLAEDGAGPFGPAERPMGGYAALPPALAADTYKAEIWVAKALDYVGAQPPKVKAPKKK from the coding sequence ATGGAGATGCCGAAGCCGACCGAGGAGGACAAAGAACGGTTCCGTGCCCTGGTTCCCGACGACCCGCGAGTCGAGGTCAAGCCGATGTTCGGAAACCTGGGTGCCTTCGTGAACGGGAACATGTTCATGGGGCTGTTCGGCTCGCAGGTCGGGTTGAAGCTGAACGACGGCGACCGGAACTTTCTGCTGGCCGAGGACGGGGCCGGTCCGTTCGGTCCCGCCGAGCGTCCGATGGGGGGCTACGCGGCGTTGCCTCCGGCGCTGGCGGCCGACACCTATAAAGCGGAAATCTGGGTGGCTAAGGCGTTGGACTACGTGGGGGCGCAGCCGCCCAAGGTGAAGGCGCCAAAGAAGAAGTAG
- a CDS encoding carotenoid oxygenase family protein has protein sequence MTKFDPSLYAPVPPTTPKDGPAYSLGFESLESEVEVDEAPTSGTIPAWLSGTLVRTGPAKFEVGEQKFNHWFDGLGMLHRFQLDGGKVSYGNKFIQSKAYLHAMENDQISFREFGTDPDPDKFHHVSQGYEPHGTDNAIINIVKIKDKILATTQMPMPIEFDPYTLKTIGTFDYEDNLPDGFTTPHPQVDAEGGYMYNWTISLDPPVSHNLYRFDGTKRELLLTIPTEEPSFLNSFALTEDYIVFVEQPYKLDYMKLIAGGTAFANCFDWHPERPCKFWVIDKENGEVLRTMETDSFFFLHHINAYLESESSMVVDMVTYKDPAILGALYLDKLRAGGAIPVPLIRRFRLDLDNDVVNSEPLRDAFVELPRINTAFAGQYYQYFYGFGGYGSAPSGSSLSYDFANSLVKVDVTGGTTLIWQQDGCFPGEPIFVPDPKGTAEDDGVLLSVVLDSEASKSFLLVVDARTMQEMGRADLPHHVPFSLGGEFFPREELRKAVEEVAMSSTGSGLSVEDFYAALQDLPEPEAVTNSKSSWMKRLGR, from the coding sequence GAGGTCGACGAAGCCCCCACCTCCGGCACCATTCCCGCCTGGCTCTCCGGCACCCTGGTCCGCACCGGACCGGCCAAGTTCGAGGTCGGCGAGCAGAAGTTCAACCACTGGTTCGACGGCCTGGGCATGCTTCACCGCTTCCAGCTCGACGGCGGCAAGGTCTCCTACGGCAACAAGTTCATCCAATCCAAGGCCTACCTGCACGCCATGGAGAACGACCAGATCTCGTTCCGGGAGTTCGGCACGGACCCGGACCCGGACAAGTTCCACCACGTCTCCCAGGGCTACGAGCCCCACGGCACCGACAACGCGATCATCAACATCGTGAAGATCAAGGACAAGATTCTTGCGACCACACAGATGCCGATGCCGATCGAGTTCGACCCCTACACCCTCAAGACCATCGGCACCTTCGACTACGAGGACAACCTCCCGGACGGGTTCACCACGCCCCACCCCCAGGTCGACGCCGAGGGCGGCTACATGTACAACTGGACGATCAGCCTGGACCCGCCGGTCAGCCACAACCTCTACCGGTTCGACGGCACCAAGCGGGAGCTGCTCCTCACGATCCCGACCGAGGAGCCCTCGTTCCTGAACAGCTTTGCGCTGACCGAGGACTACATCGTCTTCGTCGAACAGCCCTACAAGCTGGACTACATGAAGCTGATCGCCGGCGGAACCGCGTTCGCCAACTGCTTCGACTGGCACCCCGAGCGGCCCTGCAAGTTCTGGGTCATCGACAAGGAGAACGGTGAGGTCCTCCGCACCATGGAGACCGACTCGTTCTTCTTCCTCCACCACATCAACGCCTACCTGGAGAGCGAAAGCTCGATGGTGGTCGACATGGTCACCTACAAGGACCCCGCGATCCTTGGCGCCCTGTACCTGGACAAGCTCCGGGCCGGCGGGGCGATCCCGGTCCCGCTGATCCGCCGGTTCCGTCTGGACCTCGACAACGACGTTGTGAACTCGGAACCCCTTCGGGACGCCTTCGTCGAGCTGCCGAGGATCAACACGGCGTTCGCCGGGCAGTACTACCAGTACTTCTACGGGTTCGGTGGCTACGGGTCGGCGCCCAGCGGCTCCTCGCTGTCCTACGACTTCGCCAACTCCCTGGTGAAGGTCGACGTCACCGGGGGCACCACCCTCATCTGGCAGCAGGACGGCTGTTTCCCGGGTGAGCCGATCTTCGTCCCCGACCCCAAGGGGACCGCCGAGGACGACGGAGTGCTGCTGTCGGTGGTCCTGGACTCGGAGGCGAGCAAGTCGTTCCTGCTGGTGGTCGACGCCCGCACGATGCAGGAGATGGGTCGAGCCGATCTTCCGCACCACGTCCCGTTCAGCCTGGGCGGGGAGTTCTTCCCCCGGGAGGAGCTGAGAAAGGCCGTTGAAGAGGTGGCCATGTCGTCCACCGGGTCCGGCTTGAGCGTCGAGGACTTCTACGCAGCGCTCCAGGACCTCCCGGAGCCGGAGGCGGTCACCAACAGCAAGAGCAGCTGGATGAAACGCCTGGGACGCTAG
- a CDS encoding nitroreductase family deazaflavin-dependent oxidoreductase, with protein MANDWNDKIIAEFRANEGKVGGPFEGAPMVILTSTGAKTGKPHTNPLMYLPDGDRVVVFASMGGAPDNPQWFNNLVANPDATAEVGTEKFKVRAVVTEGEERDRLFEEQKKRYPQFAEYEANTTRTIPVVALERV; from the coding sequence GTGGCAAACGATTGGAACGACAAGATCATCGCGGAGTTCCGGGCCAACGAAGGCAAGGTCGGCGGTCCGTTCGAAGGAGCACCCATGGTGATCCTGACATCGACCGGCGCCAAGACCGGCAAGCCGCACACGAACCCCCTCATGTACCTTCCCGACGGCGACCGGGTGGTGGTCTTCGCCTCCATGGGCGGGGCTCCCGATAACCCCCAATGGTTCAACAACCTGGTGGCCAACCCGGACGCGACGGCCGAGGTCGGCACGGAGAAGTTCAAGGTCAGGGCGGTGGTCACCGAGGGCGAGGAGCGCGACCGGCTCTTCGAGGAGCAGAAGAAGCGCTACCCGCAGTTCGCCGAGTACGAGGCCAACACCACCCGCACGATCCCGGTCGTGGCGCTGGAGCGGGTCTAG
- the katG gene encoding catalase/peroxidase HPI yields MTRGTRSTKPRSSTGAGAPSASQQIPTRWKQRRANVSEGSESENPALDSPEPKTGRPRTNQDWWPNQLNLQVLHQHSPRSNPLGEDFNYAEEVKTLDVEALKQDVINVLTDSQDWWPADYGNYGPLMIRLSWPAAGTYRTFDGRGGAGSGDQRFAPLNSWPDNGNLDKARRLLWPVKQKYGRKISWADLLVLAGNAAMESMGFKTFGFAFGREDVFEPDEIIWGSEDTWLGDERYSGDRELAEPFGAVQMGLIYVNPEGPNGNPDPLAAGRDIRETFGRMAMNDEETVALIAGGHTFGKCHGAGDPDLVGPEPEGCPVEHQGLGWINAHGTGKGGDTITSGLEGAWTNEPTKWDNGFFDNLFNYEYELTTSPAGAKQWTPKNPEAQGTVPDAHDPAKRHAPMMLTTDLALRMDPIYAPISKRFHENPELLAEAFAKAWYKLLHRDMGPVVRCLGPWVPEAQIWQDPVPDVDHELVGDADIADLKAKILASGLSVARLAYTAWASAATFRDTDKRGGANGSRIRLEPQRNWEVNEPAELARVLQALEGIQQDFNGSQTGNKKVSLADLIVLAGAAAVEQAAKNAGYDITVPFAPGRTDATEEQTDAESFEVLEPRADGFRNYLRAGEKLSPETLLLDRANLLRLTAPEMTVLVGGMRALNANYGGTAHGVFTDRPESLTNDFFSNLLDMSTEWKPSSWAENVYEGRDRSTGEVKRTATAVDLVFGSNSQLRAIAEVYASDDAKEKFVRDFVAAWNKVMNADRFDIA; encoded by the coding sequence ATGACTCGGGGTACGAGATCGACGAAGCCGAGGTCATCTACTGGGGCCGGTGCCCCGAGTGCCTCTCAACAAATACCGACCAGATGGAAACAAAGGAGAGCCAACGTGTCTGAAGGCAGCGAAAGCGAGAACCCAGCATTAGATTCCCCCGAACCCAAGACGGGCCGTCCCAGGACCAACCAGGACTGGTGGCCGAACCAGCTGAACCTGCAGGTTCTCCACCAGCACTCTCCCCGGTCGAACCCTCTGGGTGAAGACTTCAACTACGCCGAGGAGGTCAAGACCCTCGACGTCGAGGCGTTGAAGCAGGACGTCATCAACGTGCTGACCGATTCGCAGGACTGGTGGCCGGCCGACTACGGCAATTACGGACCCCTGATGATCAGGCTGAGCTGGCCCGCGGCGGGCACCTACCGGACCTTCGACGGCCGGGGCGGCGCCGGCAGTGGCGACCAGCGCTTCGCGCCTCTGAACAGCTGGCCCGACAACGGAAACCTGGACAAGGCCCGCCGGCTGCTCTGGCCGGTCAAGCAGAAGTACGGCCGGAAGATCTCCTGGGCCGACCTGCTGGTACTTGCAGGAAACGCAGCCATGGAGTCGATGGGGTTCAAGACCTTTGGCTTCGCCTTCGGGCGCGAGGACGTCTTCGAGCCCGACGAGATCATCTGGGGGTCTGAGGACACCTGGCTCGGAGATGAGCGCTACAGCGGCGACCGGGAGCTCGCCGAGCCGTTTGGTGCGGTGCAGATGGGCCTGATCTACGTGAACCCGGAGGGGCCCAACGGGAATCCGGATCCGCTCGCTGCGGGCAGGGACATTCGGGAGACCTTCGGCCGCATGGCCATGAACGACGAAGAAACCGTGGCGCTCATCGCCGGCGGCCACACTTTCGGCAAGTGCCACGGCGCAGGCGACCCCGACCTGGTAGGCCCGGAGCCCGAGGGCTGCCCGGTCGAGCACCAGGGTCTCGGCTGGATCAACGCTCACGGAACCGGAAAAGGCGGCGACACGATCACCAGCGGCCTGGAGGGCGCCTGGACGAACGAGCCGACGAAATGGGACAACGGGTTCTTCGACAACCTGTTCAACTACGAATACGAGCTGACGACCAGTCCCGCCGGGGCGAAGCAGTGGACCCCCAAGAACCCGGAAGCCCAGGGGACCGTACCCGACGCCCACGACCCGGCGAAGCGGCACGCTCCAATGATGTTGACAACGGACCTTGCTTTGAGGATGGACCCGATCTACGCACCGATCTCCAAGCGATTTCACGAGAACCCGGAACTGCTCGCCGAGGCGTTCGCCAAGGCCTGGTACAAGCTGCTTCACCGAGACATGGGCCCGGTCGTTCGTTGCCTCGGCCCGTGGGTTCCGGAAGCGCAGATCTGGCAGGACCCGGTTCCCGACGTCGACCACGAACTCGTGGGGGACGCCGACATCGCCGACCTCAAGGCCAAGATCCTCGCGTCCGGTCTTTCGGTTGCACGGCTGGCCTACACTGCGTGGGCGTCTGCGGCAACCTTCCGCGACACCGACAAGCGCGGTGGGGCGAACGGGTCGCGGATTCGCCTGGAGCCGCAGCGCAACTGGGAGGTCAACGAGCCGGCTGAACTGGCGAGGGTCCTGCAGGCCCTGGAGGGGATCCAGCAGGACTTCAACGGCTCGCAGACCGGCAACAAGAAGGTATCCCTAGCCGACCTGATCGTCCTGGCCGGAGCAGCGGCCGTCGAGCAGGCGGCCAAGAACGCCGGCTACGACATAACGGTCCCGTTCGCGCCCGGGCGCACCGACGCCACCGAGGAGCAGACCGACGCGGAGTCGTTCGAGGTGCTCGAGCCGAGAGCAGACGGGTTCCGCAATTACCTGCGGGCCGGCGAGAAGCTGTCGCCGGAGACCCTGCTGCTGGACCGGGCCAACCTGCTCCGGCTGACGGCCCCCGAGATGACCGTTCTGGTCGGCGGCATGCGTGCTCTGAACGCCAACTACGGTGGGACGGCACACGGCGTCTTCACCGACCGTCCGGAGTCGTTGACCAACGACTTCTTCTCCAACCTGCTCGACATGAGCACGGAGTGGAAGCCATCCAGCTGGGCCGAGAACGTCTACGAGGGCCGGGACCGTTCGACGGGCGAGGTCAAGAGGACCGCAACCGCCGTCGACCTGGTCTTCGGTTCGAACTCCCAGCTGAGAGCGATCGCAGAGGTCTACGCCAGCGACGACGCGAAGGAGAAGTTCGTACGCGACTTCGTGGCCGCCTGGAACAAGGTCATGAACGCGGACCGCTTTGACATCGCCTGA
- a CDS encoding VOC family protein yields the protein MSPKEMLPGSIVWTDLTVGTDKAPAIAEFYEAVVGWKTEEVDMGDYADFNMIVPGSGKTVAGICHARGQNATMPPQWMMYIVVDDLDASMSECWAKGGRVILGPKEIGPGERYCVVRDPAGAVAALIQQSAPGTR from the coding sequence GTGAGTCCCAAAGAGATGCTGCCCGGCTCGATCGTGTGGACCGACCTGACGGTGGGGACGGACAAAGCGCCCGCCATCGCTGAGTTCTATGAAGCCGTTGTGGGCTGGAAGACCGAGGAGGTCGACATGGGCGACTACGCCGACTTCAACATGATCGTTCCCGGTTCGGGTAAAACGGTCGCCGGCATCTGCCACGCCCGGGGGCAGAACGCCACAATGCCGCCTCAGTGGATGATGTACATCGTCGTCGACGACCTGGACGCAAGCATGAGCGAGTGCTGGGCCAAGGGCGGCCGGGTGATCCTAGGGCCGAAGGAGATCGGCCCGGGCGAACGCTACTGCGTGGTCCGGGACCCCGCCGGCGCGGTCGCAGCGCTCATCCAGCAGTCCGCTCCCGGAACCCGCTAG